In Anaerolineales bacterium, the following proteins share a genomic window:
- a CDS encoding PPOX class F420-dependent oxidoreductase, with protein sequence MKMPIELKALIESGCPAFLITLNPDGSPQSTLVWIGIDGDDLVAAHLPKNQKVKNILRDSRVAVSLLANTKSEMNLTEYAVIYGTASITEGGAADLLQKLAEVYIGPGVKFPPMDNPPPGYITHIRVERIEGVGPWTGRSV encoded by the coding sequence ATGAAAATGCCAATTGAACTCAAAGCCTTGATCGAATCGGGTTGCCCGGCTTTTCTGATCACCCTGAACCCGGACGGGAGTCCTCAATCCACGCTGGTTTGGATCGGCATAGACGGCGACGATCTGGTTGCCGCGCATTTACCTAAAAACCAGAAAGTAAAAAATATTTTGCGTGACTCGCGCGTCGCGGTTTCACTGCTTGCCAATACGAAGAGCGAAATGAATCTCACCGAGTATGCCGTGATCTATGGAACCGCATCTATCACCGAAGGCGGAGCCGCCGATCTGCTTCAAAAACTAGCTGAGGTTTATATTGGACCGGGAGTGAAATTTCCTCCCATGGACAATCCACCGCCCGGCTACATTACGCACATACGCGTGGAGCGAATTGAAGGGGTTGGTCCATGGACAGGACGATCTGTCTAG